DNA sequence from the Chitinophaga flava genome:
AACGCGCAAAGGATCATTGATCATTTCAGAAATTCAGACAAGGCAAGAGTAGCATTGATTGTGTGCAACAAACCCGGAGCAGGCATACTGGACATCGCCCAACGGGAAGGGATACCCTCCGTTCTGATAGAAAAAGAAAAATTTTTCCATACAGACACTTATGTTAACTTGTTAAAGGAAAAGGAAACCGACCTCGTTGTACTGGCCGGCTTTTTATGGAAAGTACCCACCAACCTGGTACAGGCTTTTCCCAACCGGATCATCAATATACACCCGGCATTGCTCCCCAAGTTTGGCGGCAAAGGCATGTACGGGCACTTTGTGCACGAAGCCGTAGTGGCAGCAGGAGAAACGGAAAGTGGCATCACCATCCACTACGTAAATGAAAAATACGACGACGGTGAAACAATCCTTCAGGAACGTTGCATCGTCACCAAAGAAGATACACCAGAAACCGTGGCACGCAAGGTACAGGCACTGGAACACCAATGGTTTCCGGTAATTGTGGAACGAATATTGCTAAAATAATACGGCATGTAGCTTCCGACTGCAGGCTATTCCCGGCCGGAAGCTACATACTCCACCTCAACACTTTGTTACCTACTAACTGTATGAAAAAAATACTGTTACTCACCGGAATACTCTGTTTACTCTATGCATGCACCTATGCCCAAGACCCTAAGCGGCTCCGGTGTACTTACCTGAAAATAAACCCCACCACCCTGATCAACGAACTGGATATCCTTCTGGAACAGGATATCAGCGATAAACTTAGTATAGAGCTGGGGGTGATAGGCATTTATACCGACTATCCGGACTATGTTCTCACCAAAAAAGTCAATATTGGCCAGAAAAAACCCGATGTCAGCACAGAA
Encoded proteins:
- the purN gene encoding phosphoribosylglycinamide formyltransferase, giving the protein MKNIVIFASGAGSNAQRIIDHFRNSDKARVALIVCNKPGAGILDIAQREGIPSVLIEKEKFFHTDTYVNLLKEKETDLVVLAGFLWKVPTNLVQAFPNRIINIHPALLPKFGGKGMYGHFVHEAVVAAGETESGITIHYVNEKYDDGETILQERCIVTKEDTPETVARKVQALEHQWFPVIVERILLK